The Plasmodium brasilianum strain Bolivian I chromosome 14, whole genome shotgun sequence genome contains a region encoding:
- a CDS encoding tripartite motif protein — protein sequence MNNMSSSNEVIKLKSEHSSDISEKCSEEFEEEGEEGSEKELCEVDNEHVRTYRCANCSREVEDVLILSCKHLICLICASIQLQKKYENFLKTCSKEKSVKKKVENYKIEECFVNPQNAKNERMNSSEIEMIFKKEKLGYITCFLCNIKNKLTLDTVELLTKVGLFSSDVLNVHTFYFNFLSNNEEQKNKIINEEDVKKLSVTFNDTLNIDVLKNENLKKLLVASSKYKYLDEHTDDLNRYSYICNICSFNEAKIYCKDCVEYLCEECCSSIHDNDVLNKLNCENRKIHNYYEIDKKGIHLKKIAKCPKKFLNVTGDDIEILTNMEEESFHENSAKKKYKVYDDDDYSDFDKYDEKHFYERKKMLIDKEGKKKNNLRISEKLNNLVEDLKNASSYDSENSSIMGTIGSSTGMGEYLKGTKKKEKIRKERLSDRCSGRRKKKKKKKKKTEKLFDKRSSIVQNEKRYDIQEETEKYGNVCLLSNSSVCRVDISSSDDSCLYSNNSSEREICITNVKANTLNNGANKIITDSSINNKNFTTIENIRCNQHYNYPIQYFCHTCCSKCFCSECAINGIHTTDCNIENINTAFITVLNNYLIQWNEIISDLINDLERNFYESLQDTKNDWSSILSECYYDLNSKISYINNNLRKKEKEIFEQFDLYMNNFKKENLEYIQLLNYKYEDIERTINIIRDNKFQNNPIDIIKFYRENIDVIDKTILLNNDFKPIEELSKIRESKIFYMNLYSSQIISYLRYLQNFLKPNNLVSSVS from the exons ATGAATAATATGTCCTCATCGAACGaagttataaaattaaaaagcgAACATTCCTCTGACATTTCAGAAAAGTGTAGCGAAGAATTCGAGGAAGAGGGAGAGGAAGGCTCAGAAAAGGAGTTATGTGAAGTAGATAATGAGCA CGTTAGAACCTATCGATGCGCCAACTGCAGTAGGGAAGTCGAggatgttttaattttatcatgtAAACACTTGATTTGTCTAATTTGTGCAAGTATACaattacagaaaaaataCGAGAACTTTTTGAAAACTTGCTCCAAAGaaaaaagtgtaaaaaaaaaggtagaaaattataagatAGAAGAATGCTTTGTAAATCCCCAAAATGCAAAGAATGAAAGAATGAATAGTAGTGAAATAGAAatgatatttaaaaaagaaaaattaggttatattacatgttttttatgtaatattaaaaacaaacTTACTTTAGATACAGTTGAATTACTAACAAAAGTTGGTCTATTTTCATCCGATGTTTTAAATGTTCAtacattttactttaatttcttaagtaataatgaagaacaaaaaaataaaattattaatgaaGAAGATGTTAAAAAGTTAAGTGTAACTTTTAATGACACGTTAAATATtgatgttttaaaaaatgaaaatttaaaaaaattgttagtAGCAagtagtaaatataaatacctTGATGAACATACAGACGATTTAAATAGATATTCCtacatatgtaatatttgtTCATTCAATGAAGCTAAAATATACTGCAAAGACTGTGTAGAATATTTATGTGAAGAATGTTGTAGTAGTATACACGATAACGATGttctaaataaattaaattgtgAAAATAGGAAAATTCATAATTACTATGAAATAGACAAAAAGGGTATAcatcttaaaaaaatagcaaagtgtccaaagaaatttttaaacgTAACAGGGGATGATATAGAAATTCTAACCAATATGGAAGAAGAAAGTTTTCATGAAAATTCCGCAAAAAAGAAGTACAAAGTTTATGACGATGATGATTACTCTGATTTTGACAAGTATGACGAAAAGCATTtttatgaaagaaaaaaaatgctaaTAGATAAggagggaaaaaagaaaaacaaccTTAGAATTTCGGAAAAACTAAATAATCTAGTAGAGGATCTAAAAAATGCAAGTAGTTATGACAGTGAAAATTCTTCTATTATGGGAACAATAGGATCATCTACTGGAATGGGTGAATATCTGAAGGgaactaaaaaaaaggagaaaataagaaaagaacGACTTAGCGATAGGTGTAGCggtagaagaaaaaaaaaaaaaaaaaaaaaaaaaaaaacggaaaaattatttgataaAAGGAGCAGTATagtacaaaatgaaaaaagatatGATATCCAGGAAGAGACAGAAAAATATGGGAACGTATGTCTTTTATCAAACAGCAGTGTATGTCGCGTTGATATAAGTTCAAGTGATGATAGTTGTCTCTATTCAAATAATAGCTCGGAGAGGGAAATATGCATAACAAATGTAAAAGCAAATACACTAAATAATGgagcaaataaaataataactgACAgcagtataaataataaaaattttacaacaATTGAAAACATAAGATGCAATCAACACTATAATTATCCCATACAATATTTTTGTCACACCTGTTGTAGCAAATGTTTTTGCTCAGAATGTGCAATTAATGGAATACATACTACAGATtgtaatattgaaaatataaatactgCTTTTATAAcagttttaaataattacttaATACAATGGAATGAAATAATAAGTGACCTAATAAATGATTTGGAGAGAAATTTTTACGAATCTTTACAAGATACAAAAAATGATTGGTCTTCCATATTAAGCGAATGTTACTATGATTTAAACAGTAAAAttagttatataaataataacttacgtaaaaaagaaaaagaaatttttgaacaatttgatttatatatgaataatttcaagaaagaaaatttagAGTATATCCAACTTTTAAACTACAAATATGAGGATATTGAGagaacaataaatataattcgaGATAAcaaatttcaaaataatccaatagatattattaaattttatagagAAAATATAGATGTTATAGATAAAACTATTTTACTAAATAATGATTTTAAACCTATAGAAGAATTATCAAAAATCAGAGagagtaaaattttttacatgaaTTTGTATTCCTCTCAAATAATTAGTTATCTGAGGTatttgcaaaattttttgaagCCAAATAATTTGGTATCATCTGTGTCGTAA